One Triticum dicoccoides isolate Atlit2015 ecotype Zavitan chromosome 3B, WEW_v2.0, whole genome shotgun sequence genomic window, CCTCTGGAGATACGCCTCGGCCATCGCGTTGCCCGTGCCGTTTGCGCTCGCCGCGTCCAGAGAGTCGAACACCGCCGAGTAGTAGAAGAGCGCCTCGGTGAACCTGTCGAGGAACCCCGGTTTGTTGTGGTCCGCCTCCTGCTCCACGACCGTGAAGATCTTGGGTTGCAAGGAGGCGACGCAGTCCAGAACGGCGTCGATGGGCGCCTGATCGGCTGTGTCGGCGAGGAGGCGGTGTAGCTGGAGCACGGAGTTGACCGCCACGGCCTCGCCGGGCGCGATCTGGAGCATCCACGGGTGGACCTCGTCGAGGCTGTTGGCGGCGACCCCGCGGAAGGAGAATCGGACGCGGACGGAGCGCGCGAGGTCGGCGAGGCGGAGACCGACATCGCGGAGCTCGTCGCGGCCTGGTGGGGAGGGCGGGCCAATGCCGGTGATCCGGAGGAACGGCGGCCCGCCGGGGCGGAGAGCGAGGGCCTGAATCAAAGCGGGCCACTGGAGGCCCTGCATCAGGCTGAAGTCGATGACGTGAACGCTGTCGCAGCCATGGAAGGCCTCCAAGATAGCCTGGTTGGCCGTGAAATGCGCGAACTTGAGGTAGGGGCACGCCTCGTAGAAGTGGTGGTAGAGGAAGGCGTGCTCAGCGTCGGTGGCTGGGGGAGTGGCAGGCGACCGGAACAGTCTCCTGGAGAGCGCGTCGGTGAAGTGAACGGCGACGCGGCCGATGccggaggcggtggagacggccgCGAGCGAGGCGTTGGCGTCGGCCAGGTGCGCGGCCGCGAGCGCGTGGTCGCCCGCCTCGACGGCGCCCGCGCAGCTCATGAGGAGGTGGACCAAGCGGATGCCAGCGACCTCTTCCTCGGCGCGCCGCATGGCCAGCTCGGCGGCGACCGCGTCCCGTGACGGGAATGGCGCTGCCAGCTCGGGCATAGAGGAGGCCTGCATGTCCGCCGCCGCGTAGTACGCCGCGCCGTCGTCAGGCACCGGCGCGGGCGGAGGCGGGAGCAGAGACGGCAATAAGCTGCCGTCGAGGCCGGAGGGCGGCGCGGGCGCGGGGTCCATGGGCCACTGGAAGGGGAACGTGCCCATTGCCATACCTCCGGAGTGGAAGCGGTGGGCGGTGGGAGGATGGAAGTGGTGGAATGGCGTGCGTGCGCGCTTGGCGGGGCGGGGTGTCATGCGTGTAAATGTAGTGGAGTGAGGGGGTGAGCGAGTGACGTCGGAGAGGCCGGGGGTAGCGCGCACACACGTGGAGAGGCGGCCACGAGCACGGGGCGGAAGGGGACACGTAGACCGGCCACGGGAACGAGAACGAAGGAGAGGCGAGCGAGCGAGCGGAGACCGCGGACGAGCGGGCCGAGGAGAGGAACCACCGTGCCCCACCCCCTCGCCTTCTGTCAATTCCTGTTTCCCGATTTTGTCTCTGAGGATCTCGGAGTTTGGAATCCTGTATCTCCAACTTCTGAAAAACCGTGGGAGCACAAATCAGGTTTTAAATACTTACTCTATCTTGTATTCAGTGAGCAGGAGGAAGTTTCCTTGTGCcatgaggccaactccaccgcgcgaccccaacagACGTCCATTTTATCCGGATTCTGTCAGTTTGGATAGGGCAATAAGGCCATCTCCACCGCAGGACCCAGTCTTGTCCGCCGGACGCAGTTTGGGTAAAAGCGAACACAAGCAACGACCCAGCGACAAACCCCATTTAACTTTTTCGTCCGCTTTGTGTCTGTTTCACCCCATCTCTAGCCCAAAGTAGGTCTCGCTTTGAGGCAAAAGCGGACAGAAAACGGATGCCTCTGCGTCCTCTTCGTCCGCTCTGTCCGGGCGTGCCCCACATGTcaccctctctctcttttctcttccCTGGCCCACCGTGTCCGCCCACCCACCAACGCATGCAGCCACAGGCTTGTCTACCAGAGCGGAGCGGCGACGGTCGGAGCGGGGCGCtggcgcggcggccggagcgggacgCCGCCCGGCNNNNNNNNNNNNNNNNNNNNNNNNNNNNNNNNNNNNNNNNNNNNNNNNNNNNNNNNNNNNNNNNNNNNNNNNNNNNNNNNNNNNNNNNNNNNNNNNNNNNNNNNNNNNNNNNNNNNNNNNNNNNNNNNNNNNNNNNNNNNNNNNNNNNNNNNNNNNNNNNNNNNNNNNNNNNNNNNNNNNNNNNNNNNNNNNNNNNNNNNNNNNNNNNNNNNNNNNNNNNNNNNNNNNNNNNNNNNNNNNNNNNNNNNNNNNNNNNNNNNNNNNNNNNNNNNNNNNNNNNNNNNNNNNNNNNNNNNNNNNNNNNNNNNNNNNNNNNNNNNNNNNNNNNNNNNNNNNNNNNNNNNNNNNNNNNNNNNNNNNNNNNNNNNNNNNNNNNNNNNNNNNNNNNNNNNNNNNNNNNNNNNNNNNNNNNNNNNNNNNNNNNNNNNNNNNNNNNNNNNNNNNNNNNNNNNNNNNNNNNNNNNNNNNNNNNNNNNNNNNNNNNNNNNNNNNNNNNNNNNNNNNNNNNNNNNNNNNNNNNNNNNNNNNNNNNNNNNNNNNNNNNNNNNNNNNNNNNNNNNNNNNNNNNNNNNNNNNNNNNNNNNNNNNNNNNNNNNNNNNNNNNNNNNNNNNNNNNNNNNNNNNNNNNNNNNNNNNNNNNNNNNNNNNNNNNNNNNNNNNNNNNNNNNNNNNNNNNNNNNNNNNNNNNNNNNNNNNNNNNNNNNNNNNNNNNNNNNNNNNNNNNNNNNNNNNNNNNNNNNNNNNNNNNNNNNNNNNNNNNNNNNNNNNNNNNNNNNNNNNNNNNNNNNNNNNNNNNNNNNNNNNNNNNNNNNNNNNNNNNNNNNNNNNNNNNNNNNNNNNNNNNNNNNNNNNNNNNNNNNNNNNNNNNNNNNNNNNNNNNNNNNNNNNNNNNNNNNNNNNNNNNNNNNNNNNNNNNNNNNNNNNNNNNNNNNNNNNACACGGGCGGCGGCTGCAGGCGGGCGAGTAGGCGGGGGGCGCGGTTGCAGGCTGGCACGACGATGGGCGGCGGAACGCAGCTGCAGGCTGGAGCGGCGGCCGGCCCCGGCGAACGAGCGCGAGCGGCCACGACATGCTACGACTGGCGCGGGGGCAACGGACATTTTTTGGGGTTGGTCACTGCGGTGGGCGCCTCGAACAGAAGCCGGACGCTCGTGTCCTTTTTTACATCTATCGCCACCCCAAACGGATGAAATctagacaaaacggacgtccgtttggggtcgtgctgtGGAGTTGGCCTAAGGTCATGTCCGGACCTGTCCTGAGATACGGTAGGCGCGGTCGCGCGGCCGCATCCGCTTGCCCCATCCTGTCTGTCAGGGCTTAAAATGCCCATATTTTCATATCAAAACAAGTTTGCACGTTTAAATATTAattgtttaaaaataaaaatagttttacaactcaatcgaaattgtctctaataaaatagttttacaaccaaatcaaaattgtcttgaataaacataaaatgaaccaatacatatattggttgccaatgtgatctCGCACGTGCTCAACTaagtcattttgaagatccaaATAAGTGTGTCAATCACGCAGCTCACGATGGAATTGGACAAACTGttcaaacgtggccggttcttgatgcaggggctcaacattttcaccttgataatcaaatccttggtcgaagatattGTCATGACGCTCATCCTCGATGAccatgttatgcatgatcacacaagtagtCATCACCTTCCAAAtcttcctttcatcccatgacagtgcagggtttcgaacgatacctcaccaaaagcacgttccacatcctttctagcactctcttgcattttggcaaatctctttctcttctcaccttgggggttcgagattgtcttcacaaaagttgaccactgaggatatataccatcagctagatagtatcccttgttgtactggtggccgttgatctcaaagttaaCGGGTGGGGAGTGGCTTTCTGCAAGCcttgcgaagactggagaacgctgcagcacgttgatatcattgtgagaacctgccatgccgaagaaagaatgccatatccaaagatcatgcgaagccaccgcttctaatatgacagtgcatgctttgacatgccccttgtactggccctgccaagcaaatggacagttttttcactcccagtgcatacaatctatgctgccaagcatgcctggaaagcctctagctgcgttggtcgccaacaatctctctgtatcagcgccAGTTAGCTGCCTCAAGTACTGagggccaaacacctcgatcacagcctggcagaacatgtacattgacatcagacatgttgtctcactcatatgCACATATTCATCCACCAGATCtcctggaattccatatgcaagcatgcggatggccgcggtgcatttctggtaagtgGAGAATCCaaacttgccaagggcatccgtcttgcactcgaagtatgggtcatgagcaaccactccctctcggatacgattgaacacatgccttgccataagaaaacggcgacggaatttatccggcttgaagagcggggtgttcgcaaagtaatcggcatagagcagggtgtggcctctctccctgttgcggttcaggttgggagcacggccagggagtgaccccctgtaccgaggaagctgccgttgaatgtggtcgtgaacCACCAgcgcagccaccacaagatcttcatcatccgacaacgaatcgtccgatgaacaaatgaagtggtggaagaaaaactcatctccactgtccatacctttgtgggcaaagtgtcgaacaccttgcggtcgtggtggcaaAGAGGCCACGATGATCACCTCGATGCAGGGGTGGTTGGaggccggctactggccgctctggagcacTCGTCGGAAGCTGTCGTGGCCGCCGTGGTACGTCGCCTGCGGTCGTATCCACTCTGCCGCCGGTTATGACGGTGACGGCCAAACCTCCTCCGATTGATGGccaaaactacggcgaaagcgcaggcgtggtggcggccatgtcgagacgtggtttgTTATGGACGGCCgggggctgcgcggtgaggaggcggccaGAGAATAGTGGCGGCGCCGTCGGCGGGGCAGGGCGGGAGAAGGGGTGGAGGCGTTGGAATCGAATGGGActacttgtgtccccaacacgcggGCCNNNNNNNNNNNNNNNNNNNNNNNNNNNNNNNNNNNNNNNNNNNNNNNNNNNNNNNNNNNNNNNNNNNNNNNNNNNNNNNNNNNNNNNNNNNNNNNNNNNNNNNNNNNNNNNNNNNNNNNNNNNNNNNNNNNNNNNNNNNNNNNNNNNNNNNNNNNNNNNNNNNNNNNNNNNNNNNNNNNNNNNNTGGACAAGGGCGTGTGGCAAGCCCGTCCGCGTGATGTCCATTTCACCCCAAACTTggcgcaagtttgggccggggatgggtcgaaaatgGACGGAATCCAGACATTTGTTCGTTTGGGGCCGCGCGTTGGGCCGCGCTATTCGTCCGTTCTACCCCAAATGGATGCACCCGGATAAGATGGGGCCGTGCGCTGGGGTTGGCCTGAGAACATACTAGTACTCGAGAGAGTCGGGTCACAATTCACAAACAGGGTCACGAGTGATGAGTAGATTGTGATGAGTAGTCAAACTCACTCGCAACCCGCACGATTCAAATAGATGCATGTGTACTCTAAAATAGTTCAAAATTTTAGGTGCAACAATAGTTCTAATTAGAATTTTTTTAATATTAAACTCCAACATTATTGTCCCCCTTAACCGCCCATAGATGCTCAATCAGATGTTTCTTCGGTTACTCGTGAGTTGCTCGAtgccgaatttgttgatgcatttgcaTAAACTCTTCAAATGTGTCCGGATTCTGGTAAGAAAGTTTGATAGAATCACCCATGTTCTAAAATTCAAGAGATGCGGCAGCATCCTCACCCTCATCCTCCATGattatgttgtgcatgatcacacttaGGTCATCACCTCTTACAAGGTCTCCGGATCCCATTGTTTAGCAGGTCTACAAACAATTGCAAAAAGCACCTGCAAAACTTCAAATGCTCTCTCAACATCCTTTCCAGCTGCTTCCTGTCTTTGGGCAAAGAGATACTTTTTCTGGCCAACTGGGTTAGAGATGGTGTTGACAGAGGTAGCTCacggaggatagataccgtcaaccGGATAGTAGCCCATGTTGTACTAATGCCCATTGACAGTATAGTGACAAGGAGGAGCTTATCCTTCAGCCAGCCTAGCAAAGAATGTTGATCGCTATCGCACATTGATGTCATTGAGAGACCCGGATATGCCAAAGAAAAAGCGTGTCAAATCCAAAGATCACgtgatgcaactgcttcaagaatgatggtgggatTCTTAACATGATCCTGGTATTGCCCTTATAAAGTttcgggcagttcttccatttccaatgcatgtagTCATGAGATCCGGGCAAACCTTGCCACCCTCTTGCTTCCGAGATTTCCAAGAGCCTCTTGGTGTCTGCCAAAGTTGGTTCTCTCAGGTACTGAGGTCCAAACACCTCGACCACGGCAGTTGCAAACCCGACCATGGCATCTCCGCTTGTGCTCTCATACATCCGTCGGTACTCGTCCCAGGAATCAGCGGTCGTGCCATATGTAAGCATCTGCGGTGGGCCATGCACTTCTGGTAACCAGAGAACCCAATCCTTCCCATGTCGCCCTTCTTCAAGATGAAGTAGTCGTCAAAGGACTAGATGCCATGGTAGAGACGATAGAAGACATTTTTGCGTATCTAGAATCGCCAACTAAATTGTTAGCGAAGAGGGAACGGGGGCAAAGTAGTCATCCATCAGAGTCAAATGGCCATGTGCCCTGTTGTGGTTGAGCACTCGATGCCCCTTGATCGATCCCTTGAAATTGGGAACATGCTCCTCCGCACGCTCCTCGTCTGCAAGCAACGCTTGCATCATCCACATTGCAGCCATGTAGTCCTCCACGTCGGATGAGTCAAACGACTCAAATAGTGCTCATATATGTACTCCATACCGGAATCCATTGCTTCGAACTAGAAGGGACAAAAAATTAGCTCGGGCAATTCATCGAACAATTGCCAGGCATGGTGAGTATCATAGGAGCGGATGGTACTTGCGCGGCGGGCGGAGGACAGGTGTGAAAAAAAATGACGGCAGAGGAGAAGCAGCATGGAGCTCGGGTGGGTACTATTTGAGGTAACGGACTCGTCGAGTTTCAACAGGGGTGTGGCATGGTGGCCGGGGTGGTGGAGCAGCAGCAGAGGCAAGCGAGATAAACTGAATGAGAGAAAATGGGAGGATGGAGGCGCGAGGTCCGGGAGGGGTTTTGGGTGGGCCAAAGGTGTCGGAATCCTACGTGGCTGTTTTCTGGACTCCCGCAAAGCTCACCACCCCATCAATTTATCTTTGGTTTGCCAGGAAAAGTACATCCAGACCGCTCGGCGGACCAATATAGACCCGCGTTGGATGGCTTAACATGTCCGGATCATGTAGTTCAGACGGTTGTGGGCGGTTTAAGGGTCCGCTTTGGAGACAACCTTACATATTTATGGCATATATGGAGCTCTACGCCGCACTAATGTTTTTTCAACACAGGTAGACGCAAATGCTCATACATACATACACTCATCTTTATGAATGCACGCACACATAacctacctctatgagcacctccgagagaccgaGCTGACACATCATCTTGAGATCGATAAAGTCTCCACAAATGCCTTTGTAGTCAACGAGAACGTCCACTACCATTAAATGCACAGCGCTGGAAGACCTGAAGtaaatccagaaaaatgtgagCACCGATGTCAAGTATAGGACTTGAACTCTCGTGGACTAGGgataccactgtcctctaaccatccaacaacAGGTTAGTTCGCCACGCTCTGCAAATTTGGGACACATGTTTTTTTTGGCGATGTTGGGACACATGTTGTGCGTGGTTTAAAACTCTCAAAGTGCTACGCTCGCGTTGCAAACTTAGAACCCGTGCGATGAAAAGGTCACAAGCTAATTACAGCTTGCCATTTTGCATCCATTTTTGATGTGTTTGCTGATCCGACGATGCAGTTAACACCTATTGCAATCTTGTTGATATCTCGTGGTGTATGCTATTCAAagatttagagcatctccagccgttggccccttaGGAGGCTTGAAAATCACCGCCTCAGCGCGAGCCCCGGTGCAAAAATCGGCGTTGGAGGCGATTGGGTTCCCAGCCGTCGCCCCCaagtcgcccccaggcgccgatatAGGCCCATCTGTTTCGTAAAGCGCCTGCTTTTCGGCCTAGTTTCAGCAACAAATCGGCCTGATATCGGCGCAAATCGGACATTGTTCGCCGTGTTTGGGCGCAAATTCAACACAAGTAATTTTTTTATCACGTAGTTCATTACCAAAAATCAGTAGAATCAAAAAGTTCAACAACAAATAATTCAATAGAAAttaagttcaacaaataaaaactcttaTTTCATCATACTCGAGCTAggcgttgcccttgagcctccataggtgctccaccagatcgtgttgcagttgttgatgcatctgcgggtctcggatctcctgacgcatattgaggaaggtagtccaggttgccggtagctggtgatcaacttgcgcaagatgaccctgcctgtaatatggtttAGTGTCAAACActagctcttcctgctcgctctcaatgatcatgttgtgcaagatgacacaacaagtcatgatctcccacatttgatcttttgaccaggtctgagcagggtaccggaaaacaacaaatcgagattggagcataccaaatgcccgctcgacatccttcctgcaagcctcctaaaccttcgcaaagtgggagttcttgcctcctggcatagagtttgagatagtgttcacaaatgtagaccatctcggatagatgccatcagctaggtagtaccccttgttgtagtgtcgCCCATTGAACTCGAAGTTCAccagaggagaatgaccttcaacaaggttGGCAAAAATAGGGGAACACTgcaggacgttgatgtcattgtgagttcctggcatcccaaagaaagagtgccaaatccagaggtcctgtgtggccactgcctcaagtaccacactacaaccgcctttggcgcctttgtacatcccttgccaagcaaatggacagttcttccattttcaatgcatgcagtcgatgcttccaagcatcccaggaaatcctcttgttgcattctgtgctaggatccgagcaatgtcttcaacattgggtgatcacaagtattgcggtccaaacactgccaccactgccttgcagaacttgtagaaacactcaatggtcgtggactcggccatgcgcccatagtcatcGAGTAAATCACCGggaactccgtatgcaagcatcctcatagctgtcgtgcacttctggattgaggtaTCCAAGTGTGCCAttacaatccttcttgcacttaaaGTAGCTGTCTCCCAGatgggaattcacaatcctgaggaaaatcttttggctcatccgataacggcgccaaaATGTTTTATCGTCGTGCAATGGAGCGTCGgcaaagtagtcggagtagagcatgcagtagccttccagacgatgccggttcttttgcTTTcagccgccccggcgccgagccacctcgctgtGGCTTTTCATTTgcgagcaggccggcgagggcggcgaccaTGAGATGCTCCTCCTCCTGGACGTCtgcttcggcttcctcctccagcaacacTGCGAGCGCCTCCTCGTCGTCTGAGTCCATCCCTGAGCCAAACGGACAAATCACCGAACACCTGGCTGGCGTCGTAGGTGCACAGCCGCCGGTATGCCGCCCTGCATGGTTGGGGCACTGGAAAACTCGCCCGGGAGGTGGTGAAGAGGTTGCCGTGGCGAAACCTTCTCTCCTTTTTGGCGGGGAATGGCCTATCTAGCGGTGTTGGGTGGTGGGCGGCACTGGTATCAGTAGGGTGGCGGCCGAGCGCGCGGGGGTGGGGGCGAATCTGGATGATTTACTTGACTTTTCGCCTGACAGTATGGCCCATGCGTGTTTTCCCCTTCCCCCGGAGTCCCTGAGCGCCCCCAGCGCGCTGGTTTTGGCCTGGGTTCGCCGGGCTCAAAAACTAGCTGAGCCAGCAGATTTCGGTGCCTTGGGGCGCGACTGGGGCTTTTTATCGGCGCCGGCACCCAAAAAGTCGCCCTGggagcctgttgggggcgcggctggagatgctcttagtcacTCATTTCGTGCCTCTCCGGTGAATGTTGTGCTCATACTGCTCAGTCAATAGCTCAACATCTCTTCCACTGCTCTCTCCCTCGTCACCCCCACATAGTAGACACTCAGGTGATGATTCGATAAGGATCAAGGCGTATTGATATGTCTTTTCTCGATTTGGGGATTTGTTGCTCCCATGTATTACATCGATTTGGTTGGTTCTTTAGATGCGTTCTCAATTTCGTACAAGGATTGGAGCAGGCTAGCATCGGAAGTGTCACATCCAGCTTTACCTTGTACTaggactagcttggttgttgcatcatgtttaaattgaagaaacttgaattgaggaatattcaaAGCCTCAATTTTTTTAATAAAGGGCAAAGAACCCTAATATCTCATtcgatgaacccaaaatgccttcatcaatgtttgataattttggcaaggctttgagatcaaaccaaaaatagtgaacatttttgtgCAAATATTTTCGGCACTAAATTTAAATcactattctatttgaatttggaaatatACTCAAATATATACGGGATATATTTTGTGTGATATTGGAAAAGTCCATGAAGCAACATAAAAATGGTCAGAGAATATTTGGCATTGTTTGGAATTCATTTGAATTCGCAAACAGTGGCAAAGTAATAAaacaaaatagaaatagaaaacagaaacagaaacagTAATTAGAAGAGAGAGAGCCAACCTGGCGGCCCAGCTGTGGCCCAACACtattggcccagcccacctcctccccttgtCTTCTTCCAGCTTGCGACAATAGGCAGAGGGCGTGTGCCCGccgcacgccggccacctcctccctgcctggttgCCGCCTCCCCTTGGATGTCCCTCACGACGCCACGTAGCTCCCTGGCTCATTCCCACACTCtccccgtgctcatcccctcctctgccgCTCCCTCCTCCTCGTGTCCGCACATGCCCGTCGCCGCCATTCGCTGTCCTTGCGTCCACCATGCACAACTCGCCTCGCTGCCGTATCCAGTCGCTCTGCGAGGCTCGTCTTCGACTTCACGTGGAAGATCCAAAGCCCGGGGGCACCGCATCGTCGTCCCCGCCATCATCTATGTCGCTGGTGCCTGAAGACCGGTCGTCGATTCGCCACCAGCTGGTCTTCCCCGAGAACATTGAGCAGCCCAACAACTTCATTGTGAGCACCGCCTATTTTTGCCTCTGTTTTGTCGTCGTTACCGCGCCGTAGCCATGCCCCGCAAGCTTCCGTGCACCGCCGCCACCATGACCGGTGAGCCTCGCACTCCCGAGCTCCTCCACTCATTCCCGTAGCACCCGCGTGCTCGCTAGGTCCTAAGGAAGCCGTAGAACCCCTCGTTTGGCCTCCCCGTGCACCGCAAAGACGTCTGCCTCGTGCCATGTTTTCGGCCGCGGCCATAGCTCGTCATCGGGCACGATTCCAGTGACCCCGTGACCTCCCACTTGGCCCTCTAGATGCACAAgagcaagggctatgccctggtgccctcagcgtgcTAAGCCgatgcctctagcgcaagtccggtgtGGACCCGCTCTGTCCTGCGGTCGCCGCCAGCTGGTCTCCGTCGTGATGATGTGGCACCGTCATTAGGGAGTAATTACCCAGCTTCATTACCCCCTGGCCTACTAACACATGGGCCCCATGCCCTTAATTAACCGCAGTTTAATTCATGTTTAGTGATAGTTAACCACTATGGCCCCACGCATCAGTgttgaccttgctgacgtggccCTTGACCGGCCCCACCCGTTAGTGACCCAAGCTAGTGTTATGATGCTGACCAgtgggtcaggtttgaccctggttagCCTTAGTTGACTTGTTGAcaccatgctgacatcatgctgacgcagtaaatgattatCTGGATTAAaactaattcagaaaattccaaaaaataatataaacttcaaattttcatataaattcaaccgtaactccaaatgaaataatttatatatgaaaatgatcaaaaaaatccaatctttccatctataccgttttcatgcatgttagaacaagttatgactactgtttagggaaAATCAAATAAATGgtatttgaatatccacatatggagtttgaatttgaatcttgggttcaaaccaacttcatttaagttGTTGCTAGCTACATTagttcaaatcacatcatattgccatgtcacattcatgcatcatattgttgcattgtattgattgtgttccctctagtTGTCGGTGGTTGTTTCCCCTCAGTAGAGGTATGTtctgacgatgagtttgatgacactgatgaagagctatacccCCTTGTTCGTTCCGATACAACCGCACTCTCGTGCTCCTGcaatattttactgcattaggataacaacaattcatctattacatgatgcggtagttgaacccctttcctctgcatgacctgtcattgccacagtaaatagatgaaacccactagcatgagtaggatttgtttgagccatgatgtgcctaccaaTTCATGATTGTTCATCCTGCCTGCTATTGAgtggagttgtgtcaggtctaattcatcggggatgaatcggaaagTTGTGAacgtgtcctactgttgagagctaagtgtgtgaacacgatttggtaaaggtagcggtgagaggccatgtaggagtacatggtgggttgtctcattgaaaccgtcctcaggaactgagttatgtgtttgtgatccatgaacaactactactacacattgggatccttaattgactctctcggcttaATAATCGCCCTTGTCCTTtgtccgggagttgcaagtagtttatggtgtttgtagtatactggaggtcGTGCAcaacgctgaccctaggggtgggctgtgatgcggtaggtatgtggcatggtgtaccgagacGCTCGTTGGTGcctcaggaaccctgcacacatcgttcaggCCCATagtggaaacctcgaccggactccctgcagatggaacctgaatagccgATAaatctggactagggacttgtgtggttagtcaggtcgtggccgacaccctcgccaggcttccacttgaaggttgccgatacACCTGACatgtacatggcagtaagtggaGAGAGcgcgtgtgaataagtacacccctgcagggttataaatgatttaTACGAATAGCCGCGTCCGAGGTAAACGACTTCTagtttgcctatacagttcatagacaagtgaaactggatactctaaaacacgtaAGATAAGCGTAAGTGCTATGGAtgacgttcttgtagggagacgggagcggatccat contains:
- the LOC119276388 gene encoding DELLA protein SLN1-like, whose protein sequence is MTPRPAKRARTPFHHFHPPTAHRFHSGGMAMGTFPFQWPMDPAPAPPSGLDGSLLPSLLPPPPAPVPDDGAAYYAAADMQASSMPELAAPFPSRDAVAAELAMRRAEEEVAGIRLVHLLMSCAGAVEAGDHALAAAHLADANASLAAVSTASGIGRVAVHFTDALSRRLFRSPATPPATDAEHAFLYHHFYEACPYLKFAHFTANQAILEAFHGCDSVHVIDFSLMQGLQWPALIQALALRPGGPPFLRITGIGPPSPPGRDELRDVGLRLADLARSVRVRFSFRGVAANSLDEVHPWMLQIAPGEAVAVNSVLQLHRLLADTADQAPIDAVLDCVASLQPKIFTVVEQEADHNKPGFLDRFTEALFYYSAVFDSLDAASANGTGNAMAEAYLQREICDIVCNEGTARMERHEPLSQWRDRLGRAGLSAVPLGASALRQARMLLGLFSGEGHSVEEAEGCLTLGWHGRPLFSASAWRAATVVCDADGEDNHTSNNSNFSGSSGGGSDSNNSSSSNGKCSGVVGASNMFL